In the genome of Bradyrhizobium sp. CIAT3101, one region contains:
- a CDS encoding nitrile hydratase accessory protein, whose protein sequence is MSSKAAAAATAAIPSIPRDDDGPVFRAPWEAHAFAMALTLHDRGVFTWPEWAAALADEIKRAQAAGDPDTGETYYLHWLATLEGLVARKGVASIDTMHRYRNAWDHAADRTPHGKPIELRDEDFG, encoded by the coding sequence ATGAGCAGCAAGGCCGCTGCCGCTGCGACGGCAGCCATTCCGAGCATTCCGCGCGATGACGACGGCCCGGTGTTCCGCGCGCCCTGGGAAGCACACGCCTTCGCGATGGCGCTGACGCTGCACGACCGCGGCGTGTTCACCTGGCCGGAATGGGCCGCAGCCTTGGCCGATGAGATCAAGCGCGCGCAGGCCGCCGGAGATCCCGATACGGGCGAGACCTATTATCTGCACTGGCTCGCCACCCTGGAGGGGCTCGTCGCCCGCAAGGGCGTGGCGTCGATCGACACGATGCATCGCTATCGCAATGCCTGGGATCACGCCGCCGATCGCACCCCGCATGGCAAGCCGATCGAGCTGCGGGACGAGGATTTTGGCTAG
- the nthA gene encoding nitrile hydratase subunit alpha, translating to MSHDHDHHHHHDHDHSELSETELRVRALETILTEKGYVEPAALDAIIQAYETKIGPHNGARVVAKAWTDPAFKKALLEDGSKAIGTLGHVSRVGDHLVVVENTPQRHNMVVCTLCSCYPWEMLGLPPVWYKASPYRSRAVKDPRGVLADFDVTLPKDIEIRVWDSTAETRFLVLPMRPAGTEGWSEEQLADLVTRDSMIGTGFPKTPGAPS from the coding sequence ATGAGCCACGATCACGACCACCATCATCACCACGATCACGACCACTCGGAATTGTCGGAGACCGAGCTGCGCGTGCGCGCGCTCGAGACGATTCTGACCGAAAAGGGTTACGTCGAGCCGGCCGCGCTCGATGCCATCATCCAGGCCTATGAGACCAAGATCGGCCCGCACAACGGTGCGCGCGTCGTCGCCAAGGCCTGGACCGATCCGGCATTCAAGAAGGCACTGCTGGAGGACGGCAGCAAGGCGATCGGCACGCTCGGCCATGTCAGCCGCGTCGGGGACCATCTCGTCGTGGTCGAGAACACGCCGCAGCGGCACAACATGGTCGTGTGCACGCTGTGCTCCTGCTACCCCTGGGAAATGCTCGGGCTGCCGCCGGTCTGGTACAAGGCCTCGCCCTATCGCTCGCGCGCGGTGAAAGATCCGCGCGGCGTGCTCGCCGATTTCGACGTGACGCTGCCGAAGGACATCGAAATCCGGGTCTGGGATTCCACCGCGGAGACGCGCTTCCTGGTGCTGCCGATGCGGCCCGCAGGCACCGAGGGCTGGAGCGAGGAACAGCTCGCCGACCTCGTCACCCGCGACTCCATGATCGGCACGGGCTTCCCCAAGACGCCCGGAGCGCCGTCGTGA
- a CDS encoding DASS family sodium-coupled anion symporter, which produces MHRWKLIAPLVVWLAIYLWPVPAGLNVNQWHYFAVFAAVITGLILESMPVGAVGLIGLTVAGVGGYVDPDPGKSLRWMLAGFAESTVWLIVGAFVFSIGYRKSQLGRRIALVLVRRLGRNTLGLGYAVAMSDFLLAPATPSNTARSGGIVYPIISNIPRIYGSEPGPTAGKIGTYVMWTAFAATAITSSLFFTALAPNAAALAIAKKTVGVEVSWGQWFIGFAPLGILLMILVPLLSYAICRPEVKHSPEISDWAANELAEMGPMSRNEWIMLALIILAMFLWIAGSSPDIHVPVLGSNFVNATTVVFIVISLMLVTGVIEFADIVSEKSAWEVFFYFTSLLTLASGLNEIGFIKWFANEFAKPLAGLTPSTAMILLVALFFWIHYFFSSITSHAAAVLPVVLAVGSGIADLPVTTLAMLCMYSLGLMGVISPYATGPAPMYYGSGYIGKGQFWGFGLIFGVLYFAGLLLIVLPWLQMVR; this is translated from the coding sequence ATGCATCGCTGGAAGCTGATTGCGCCGCTGGTGGTATGGCTCGCGATCTATCTGTGGCCGGTTCCGGCGGGCCTCAACGTCAATCAGTGGCACTATTTTGCAGTGTTCGCGGCCGTCATCACCGGGCTGATCCTGGAATCGATGCCGGTCGGCGCGGTCGGCCTGATCGGGCTGACGGTCGCAGGCGTCGGCGGCTATGTCGATCCCGATCCCGGCAAATCGCTGCGCTGGATGCTGGCAGGATTCGCCGAGAGCACGGTGTGGCTGATCGTCGGCGCCTTCGTGTTCTCGATCGGCTATCGCAAGAGCCAGCTCGGCCGGCGCATCGCACTGGTGCTCGTGCGGCGCCTGGGACGCAACACGCTCGGCCTCGGCTACGCGGTCGCGATGTCCGACTTCCTGCTTGCCCCCGCGACGCCGTCCAACACCGCGCGCAGCGGCGGCATCGTCTATCCCATCATCAGCAACATCCCGCGCATCTACGGCTCCGAGCCGGGGCCGACCGCCGGCAAGATCGGCACCTACGTGATGTGGACCGCGTTCGCGGCGACCGCGATCACCAGCTCGCTGTTCTTCACCGCACTGGCGCCGAACGCGGCGGCGCTCGCCATCGCCAAGAAGACGGTCGGTGTCGAAGTGAGCTGGGGCCAGTGGTTCATCGGCTTCGCGCCGCTCGGCATTCTGCTGATGATCCTCGTGCCGCTGCTCAGCTACGCGATCTGCCGGCCGGAGGTGAAGCACAGCCCCGAGATCTCCGATTGGGCCGCGAACGAGCTCGCGGAGATGGGCCCGATGTCGCGCAACGAGTGGATCATGCTGGCGCTGATCATCCTCGCGATGTTCCTGTGGATCGCGGGCTCGAGCCCGGACATCCATGTGCCCGTGCTCGGCTCGAACTTCGTCAATGCCACGACCGTCGTGTTCATCGTGATCTCGCTGATGCTGGTGACCGGCGTGATCGAGTTCGCCGACATCGTCAGCGAGAAGAGCGCGTGGGAGGTGTTCTTCTATTTCACCTCGCTGCTCACGCTGGCCTCGGGCCTCAACGAGATCGGCTTCATCAAATGGTTTGCGAACGAATTCGCCAAACCGCTCGCAGGCCTCACGCCGTCGACCGCGATGATCCTGCTGGTCGCGCTGTTCTTCTGGATCCACTATTTCTTCTCGAGCATCACCTCGCATGCCGCTGCCGTGCTGCCCGTCGTGCTCGCGGTCGGTTCCGGTATCGCCGATCTGCCGGTGACGACGCTGGCGATGCTCTGCATGTACTCGCTCGGCCTGATGGGCGTGATCTCGCCTTACGCCACGGGTCCGGCGCCGATGTATTACGGCAGCGGCTATATCGGGAAGGGGCAGTTCTGGGGCTTTGGCCTGATCTTCGGAGTGCTCTATTTCGCCGGGCTGCTGCTGATCGTGCTGCCCTGGCTGCAAATGGTCCGGTGA
- the nthB gene encoding nitrile hydratase subunit beta — MNGVHDMGGMDGFGKVEPEPNEPVFHEEWESRVLAMVRAMGAAGAFNIDTSRFYRETLPPHVYLSSSYYKKWFLGLEEMLIEKGYLTREEVAAGHAMQPGKALKHGKFDLANVERIMVRGKFARPAPAAAKFNIGDRVRAKNIHPTTHTRLPRYVRGHVGVVELNHGCHVFPDSAAMELGENPQWLYTVVFDGRDLWGADGDPTLKVSIDAFEPYLDPA, encoded by the coding sequence GTGAACGGCGTCCACGACATGGGCGGCATGGACGGGTTCGGCAAGGTCGAGCCCGAGCCGAACGAGCCTGTTTTCCACGAGGAGTGGGAGTCCCGCGTGCTGGCGATGGTGCGCGCGATGGGCGCGGCCGGCGCCTTCAACATCGACACCTCGCGCTTCTATCGCGAGACGCTGCCGCCGCATGTCTACCTCTCGAGCTCCTACTACAAGAAGTGGTTCCTCGGGCTCGAGGAGATGCTGATCGAGAAGGGCTACCTCACCCGCGAAGAGGTCGCCGCCGGTCATGCGATGCAGCCCGGCAAGGCGCTCAAGCATGGCAAGTTCGACCTCGCCAATGTCGAGCGCATCATGGTGCGCGGCAAGTTCGCCCGCCCTGCCCCCGCGGCCGCCAAATTCAACATCGGCGATCGCGTCCGTGCGAAGAACATCCACCCGACCACGCACACGCGGCTGCCGCGCTATGTGCGCGGGCATGTGGGTGTGGTCGAGCTGAACCATGGCTGCCACGTGTTTCCGGATTCCGCGGCGATGGAGCTTGGTGAGAATCCGCAGTGGCTCTACACCGTCGTATTCGACGGCCGCGACCTCTGGGGCGCGGATGGTGATCCGACGCTGAAAGTCTCGATCGACGCGTTCGAGCCTTATCTGGATCCGGCGTAA
- a CDS encoding sensor domain-containing diguanylate cyclase — protein sequence MLAADTQIAPDLVLASGIVIALLIALVAGIWLRSRRLFGKLIALEAERADHARQLQDTNARLTSSLKAAEIRTKEIALLTELSGLLQSCQKPDEVFAAVETYAGFLFPEEAGALYLMNDARDGVTRGPRWGEVAATSQAFALEDCWALRRGTKFPVSEASQGLVCGHACCEAGVGTYVCEPLVAQNTLLGVLYREAGNACFAAGTDQLATMLAEQISLALANLQLREQLRSQAIRDQLTGLYNRRFLEDALARESGRAMRTGETMALLIIDVDHFKKINDTFGHESGDAVLRELGAVLEKTIRKTDIVGRFGGEEFLVLMPGADIDAAMSRANAVLDAVRAMHVDIPNGAPLRNITASIGLAVTPLHVPKGDMLVAAADTALYQAKGQGRNRVVESDRRSLMAPLAKTGTDG from the coding sequence ATGCTCGCCGCCGATACGCAAATCGCGCCTGATTTGGTTCTCGCCAGCGGCATTGTGATCGCGCTGCTGATTGCGCTGGTCGCCGGCATCTGGCTGCGCTCCCGCCGCCTGTTCGGCAAGCTCATCGCGCTCGAAGCCGAACGCGCCGATCACGCGAGACAACTCCAGGACACCAACGCCCGGCTGACCTCATCGCTCAAGGCGGCCGAGATCCGTACCAAGGAAATCGCGCTGCTGACCGAGCTTTCCGGCCTGCTGCAGTCCTGCCAGAAGCCGGACGAGGTTTTTGCCGCGGTCGAAACCTATGCCGGCTTCCTGTTTCCGGAGGAGGCGGGCGCGCTGTACCTGATGAACGACGCCCGTGACGGCGTCACACGCGGGCCGCGCTGGGGCGAGGTGGCCGCGACATCGCAGGCGTTTGCGCTGGAAGATTGCTGGGCACTGCGCCGCGGCACCAAATTCCCGGTCTCCGAGGCGAGCCAGGGGCTCGTCTGCGGTCATGCCTGCTGCGAGGCCGGCGTCGGCACTTATGTTTGCGAGCCCCTGGTTGCACAGAACACGCTGCTCGGCGTGCTCTATCGTGAAGCCGGCAATGCTTGCTTTGCCGCCGGCACGGACCAGCTTGCGACGATGCTTGCCGAGCAGATTTCGCTGGCGCTCGCCAACCTCCAGCTCCGCGAGCAGTTGCGCAGCCAGGCCATCCGCGACCAGCTCACCGGCCTCTACAACCGCCGCTTCCTCGAGGACGCGCTGGCGCGAGAATCCGGCCGGGCGATGCGCACCGGCGAGACGATGGCGCTCTTGATCATCGACGTCGACCATTTCAAGAAGATCAACGACACCTTCGGCCACGAGTCCGGCGATGCGGTGCTGCGCGAGCTCGGCGCGGTGCTCGAGAAGACCATCCGCAAGACCGACATCGTCGGCCGCTTCGGCGGCGAGGAATTCCTGGTGCTGATGCCGGGCGCCGATATCGACGCGGCCATGTCACGCGCCAATGCCGTGCTCGATGCGGTCCGTGCAATGCATGTCGACATCCCCAACGGCGCGCCATTGCGCAACATCACGGCGTCGATCGGCCTTGCCGTGACGCCGCTGCACGTGCCGAAGGGCGACATGCTGGTGGCAGCGGCCGACACGGCGCTGTACCAGGCCAAGGGGCAGGGCCGTAACCGGGTCGTGGAGTCCGACCGCCGCTCCCTGATGGCGCCGCTCGCCAAGACGGGGACAGACGGCTAG
- a CDS encoding enoyl-CoA hydratase/isomerase family protein, giving the protein MKDFVKIERGLGPDGRIAVVRFDRHDGINALSPEALRQLTAAARSFEDDAATSVVVLTGNSGAFSAGFDLKDAEGRSRKEMDLGALRRHLKLGPRLTHAWQEMEQITIAAIEGFCVGGGVALAVALDFRVMGGDAHLRVPEIGLGMNMSWQSIPRMLHLIGPARTKQAVILAGERISADEAYQWGLVEQVVDPGHAFDAAMELARKVAAQPPLSVAMTKLTVNRLAHALDDLASHMDLDQFALASLSEDHQEGVEAFLTRRKPKFKGR; this is encoded by the coding sequence ATGAAAGACTTCGTCAAGATCGAGAGGGGCCTCGGCCCCGACGGGCGGATCGCGGTTGTGCGGTTCGACCGTCATGACGGCATCAATGCGCTGTCGCCGGAGGCGCTGCGCCAGCTCACCGCAGCGGCGCGCTCCTTCGAGGATGACGCGGCGACGTCCGTCGTGGTGCTGACCGGCAATTCGGGGGCGTTCAGCGCCGGCTTCGATTTGAAGGACGCCGAAGGGCGCTCGCGCAAGGAGATGGATCTCGGCGCGCTGCGACGGCATCTCAAGCTCGGACCGCGCCTGACGCACGCATGGCAGGAGATGGAGCAGATCACGATCGCGGCGATCGAAGGCTTTTGCGTCGGCGGCGGCGTGGCGCTTGCGGTCGCACTCGACTTCCGCGTGATGGGCGGCGATGCGCATCTGCGCGTGCCCGAGATCGGGCTCGGCATGAACATGAGCTGGCAGAGCATCCCGCGCATGCTGCATCTGATTGGACCGGCCCGTACCAAGCAGGCGGTGATCCTCGCCGGCGAGCGCATCTCCGCCGACGAGGCCTATCAGTGGGGCCTGGTCGAGCAGGTCGTCGATCCCGGCCATGCCTTCGATGCCGCCATGGAGCTGGCGCGCAAGGTGGCCGCCCAGCCGCCGCTCTCGGTCGCCATGACAAAACTGACCGTCAACCGGCTCGCGCACGCGCTGGACGATCTCGCCAGCCACATGGATCTCGACCAGTTCGCGCTGGCGAGCCTCAGCGAGGACCACCAGGAGGGCGTCGAGGCGTTCCTGACGCGGCGCAAGCCTAAGTTTAAGGGAAGGTAG